Proteins co-encoded in one Dyella japonica A8 genomic window:
- a CDS encoding acetyl-CoA C-acyltransferase, with amino-acid sequence MSDVSVVIAGAKRTAIGSFLGQFTGVPTPTLGATAIRAALEQSGLAPTDVSEVIMGCVLPANLGQAPARQAALGAGLPPAAGCTTVNKVCGSGMKAIMLGHDLIKAGSAAIVVAGGMESMTNAPHMVNARTGIRYGDGTLVDHMAWDGLTNPYDGKAMGVFGELCADKYHFSREEQDTFSTESVERAKAAQASGAFADEIVPVTVSSRKGDVKVDTDEQPGRSDVSKIPTLKPAFRKENGTITAASSSSISDGAAAVVLLSADDAKARGLKPLARIVAHATHSQEPEWFTTAPVGALHKVLEKAGWKVSDVDLFEVNEAFAVVAMAAMRELDIPRDKINVNGGACALGHPIGASGARLVVTLLNALKTRGLKRGVASLCIGGGEATAVAVELL; translated from the coding sequence ATGTCGGACGTCAGCGTTGTCATCGCCGGTGCCAAGCGCACCGCCATTGGCTCCTTCCTCGGCCAGTTCACTGGCGTACCCACCCCCACCCTGGGTGCCACCGCCATCCGTGCCGCGCTGGAGCAGTCCGGTCTGGCTCCCACCGATGTCAGCGAAGTGATCATGGGCTGCGTGCTGCCGGCCAACCTCGGCCAGGCGCCCGCGCGCCAGGCCGCGCTGGGCGCCGGCCTGCCCCCGGCTGCCGGCTGCACCACCGTCAACAAGGTGTGCGGTTCGGGCATGAAGGCCATCATGCTGGGTCATGACCTGATCAAGGCCGGTTCGGCCGCTATCGTGGTCGCCGGCGGCATGGAATCGATGACCAACGCGCCGCACATGGTCAACGCGCGCACGGGCATCCGCTACGGCGACGGCACGCTGGTCGACCACATGGCGTGGGACGGCCTGACCAACCCGTACGACGGCAAGGCCATGGGCGTGTTCGGCGAACTGTGCGCCGACAAGTACCACTTCAGCCGTGAAGAGCAGGACACGTTCTCCACCGAGTCGGTCGAGCGCGCCAAGGCCGCGCAGGCCTCGGGCGCCTTCGCCGACGAGATCGTCCCGGTCACCGTGTCCAGCCGCAAGGGTGACGTCAAGGTGGATACCGACGAACAGCCCGGCCGCTCGGACGTCAGCAAGATCCCGACCCTGAAGCCGGCCTTCCGCAAGGAAAACGGCACCATCACCGCCGCCAGCTCGTCCAGCATCTCCGACGGCGCCGCCGCGGTCGTGCTGCTATCGGCGGATGACGCAAAGGCCCGTGGTCTCAAACCCCTCGCCCGCATCGTTGCGCACGCCACCCATTCGCAGGAACCCGAATGGTTCACCACCGCACCGGTCGGCGCCCTGCACAAGGTGCTGGAGAAGGCGGGCTGGAAGGTCAGCGACGTCGACCTGTTCGAAGTCAACGAAGCCTTTGCCGTGGTCGCCATGGCGGCGATGCGCGAGCTGGACATCCCGCGCGACAAGATCAACGTCAATGGCGGCGCCTGCGCGCTGGGCCATCCGATCGGCGCCAGCGGCGCGCGACTGGTGGTCACACTGCTGAATGCTCTGAAAACTCGCGGCCTCAAGCGTGGCGTCGCCTCGCTGTGCATTGGCGGCGGCGAAGCCACGGCCGTTGCTGTAGAGCTGCTCTAA